The Larus michahellis chromosome 18, bLarMic1.1, whole genome shotgun sequence genome contains the following window.
CTTCCCGGGGCCAGTGACCCATCAGGACACTGGCCTCGCGGCCGTACCGCTCCTCCCCATGGCCCAGCCTTCCCCGCTGCCTGGCCCGGCAGGGAGCCAGCACCGGCGCTGCCGGGAACATCCCTCGGGCAGCCCAGTGTGAGCCGGGGAGGGATTAAAACATCGATTCCGTTAATGCCCCAAGGGATCTCGGCAAAGGAAATATAAAAGTTTTAAATGAAGTCCGAATGTCCAGGTCGGTCGGAGAAAAAACTGCGTGCCGGGGGATGCTCGGGGTCTCTCCGGTCCTTCGTAACGCAGAGGCAGCGGGCGGATGCTGCAGCCGCTCTGTGCTCGGCGCCGATAACCGCCCCCGACCGCGGCCACTTCGCCCCTCGCTGCGCCAGAGCCCGGCACTCGCTGAccacagctcctgctgccagACGGCGCTTCCCCGGGGAGAAAAAACATCCGTGACTCTTGCTGTGCGACGACGGCGGCTccccgcagctcctgcagccatGGCGAGCCTGTGGAGCGGCCGATCCCCAGCTCTTCCATGCATCCCCGTGTCCTGCGGGATGCCGGTGCCTCACACCACGGTGCTGATGGTGGACGACTCCTCCGACCTCCGCTGCTTGCTGGGCAGGGACTTGAGATACTCCAGGTGCCGCCGGGCATCCTCCTGGTTCTGCCGCACGTAGTAGACCAGGTAGGAGATCACCATGGCGAACCAGCCGAACATGGTGACCAGCATGGCGATGTCCGTCGTCTTTTTGTACACGTTGCAGAAGTCCGTGTCGGCGATGACCTGCAGGAAGGCTTTGCCGACGTGCTCCTCCTGCGCGGAGGAGTGGCACACGATGCCGCCCGAGGAGCCGGCCGCCAGGTCCACCGTGCGGATCAGCTCCTGCAGCCGGCAGTCACACAGCCAGGGGTTGTTGGAGAGGTTGACCTTGGCCTTCAGGTTGCTAAAGGCGTCTTTGCTGACCGACACCAGCCTGTTGGAAGACAAGTCCAGAGAGTGCAGGTGCTCGGCCAGGCCCCGGAAAGCCCCGCTCTCGACGCTGGCGATGGCGTTGTGGGACAGGTCCAGCTCCAGCAGGAGCGGCAGGTCCCGGAAGGCGTCACGGGGCAGGAAGGGGATTCGGTTGGAGTCCAGGAAGAGCTTGTTGGTGTCGTTGGGTATGTCCCTGGGGACCTCGGTCAGCCGAGCGTTGCTGCAGCGGAAGGTCTTCAGCCCCTCCTCTTCCGAGGGGTAGCAGCCCTTGGGGAAGgcggcggctgaggggaggcaggaggccaggaggaggaggctctgcaggagcagccaCATGGTCACCGAGCGGAGGGGGACCCGCTCTGCCGCAGGCATGGTGCCGCGCTGGCCTTCTCACGCAGCCACTGGCCCAACGGCTCTCACCCGCGGTGGTTTCAGCTGGATTCGGTGCATCTGAGACAGAGACCGCAAAGGGACAGTGTCAGAAAGGGGATGCCAAGGGGCAGAACCGCTGCTGTGCCAGCTGCGAGCGTCACTCCCCGTGCAGCCTGGccgtgggatggggatggggacagggacggggatggggacagggccagggatggggacagggacggggacggggacagggccaGCCGGCATGGCTCCCACTTTCCCCCATCCTCTACCCCGAGCGGCCTCGCTCAGGGCTCCTCCgcggcaggatcaggccccaagGGGCCGAGCGAAGGCACATCTCCTGCGTGCCGGCAGCTGGGCTATAACAAACGGAGACGGCTCGAGCTGAGCCGGAGGCGGGGGTGAGCTCCCGCCCCGCCAAGGTCACCGGCAGTTTGGTCGCTCGCTCGCTGAAGACCAACCCATCCTGCAGCGGCAGCCGGCGGGACGCGCCGGTGGGCGAGCCCTGGCTCCAGGCAAGCAGCCGCTGCAGGCAGCCCCTGGGGAACGCGATGGAAAACATGTgtgggcagaggcagagcaggttcccgctccccagcagcgcCCGGGGCACACGTAGACACACGTCAGGTTTTCCCCTTTCGAGGGGACGGGTACAGGCGGGTGATGAGACACCACTGTCCCCTGCCCGGTGCCACCCTGGGCGCGGGGCCCGGCTGCCCATACCACCCGGTAACCATGGTCCCCATCCAGCCCTTTATTCCGGAGGGGAAAAACGTCAGCAGGAAAGAAacgaaaacagaaaaaggaaattcacTGGAGCTGAGCGTGTAGCGAGttcccagggtggtggcagcagATAAGGGCCACGTCCGAGCCCCGCGAGCGCGCTGCCCGGCTTTCCCAGACGTGGGTCCCGCCGCATCCAGGGGCCCCCGACTGTCCCCAGCAGGGCCACAATGGCAGAGCCATTGAGCAGGATGCAAGAGCTCTCCCCACCATCCCAGGATTGAAGACAGGGGCGTAAAAGGGCACCCGGTGGCACCCCGTCAGGCAAAGCTCCGTGCTGCGGAAAGCCCCGTGCTGTGCCACCCGGGCACCTCCTGGGCAAGCCTGCCCgctgctcccaccacccccagctccctgggcaccCTGCCACCAGCAAACCCACTTCTGGGGGCTGACCAGGGCTCCCCAGCGAGGGGCAGAGGTGCCCACCCAAGGGTGGCCCTGACAGCACAGCCGGGACCCCCGCCCGGGCGAGCACCCCGACTGCTGGGCACCGTAACGCAGCCCAACCGCACCGAAACACCCCAAGGTCGCGGCAGTGCAGAGCCGACCCCTGCGCTGCCAGCCCCCCCGGGTTCCCCATGGCCCCCGAGCGGGGACCAGGACTCAGAGCAGCTGAAGGACACCAGGAACCCCAGCGCCACACTGGCACTTCGGGGTACCGGCCCCCCGAGTCTGCCAGAAGTAACCTGGGGCAAACGCCGAACCCTTTGGACCAACCTCCCGCTGCCGGGGGCGAGCGCAGGGCCGGGCACCACAGGAATCCCACCGGATTGAGCTGGGGGCCGATGGCCCGGGACAGAGGGTGCTTCGTCCGTGGGACCCGGGGGGCCGGGTCACCCCCGCGGGTGGGATGCGGCTCCCCAGGGCCCCCCGGTGGGCTCCGGtggtccccagcccagggtgctccGGACCACGCACCGCAGCGAGGACGGGCACGACCAGCCCCCCCCCGCGACCAACGCCGGGGTCCCCAGCCCACAGCGGGGCACGGGGGTCCCCAGCCCGACCCCGGGGGTCGCCGCCAGCGCCGGGGAGGGCGGTTGAGGTGCCGagggggggacaggacgggctgtGCGGGGCGGCAGGATCCGCCGTGCGCCCAGCGCGGCCGGGGATGCCCGGGgttccccccggcccccgctcgGCA
Protein-coding sequences here:
- the LRRC3C gene encoding leucine-rich repeat-containing protein 3C; this translates as MPAAERVPLRSVTMWLLLQSLLLLASCLPSAAAFPKGCYPSEEEGLKTFRCSNARLTEVPRDIPNDTNKLFLDSNRIPFLPRDAFRDLPLLLELDLSHNAIASVESGAFRGLAEHLHSLDLSSNRLVSVSKDAFSNLKAKVNLSNNPWLCDCRLQELIRTVDLAAGSSGGIVCHSSAQEEHVGKAFLQVIADTDFCNVYKKTTDIAMLVTMFGWFAMVISYLVYYVRQNQEDARRHLEYLKSLPSKQRRSEESSTISTVV